A section of the Citrobacter farmeri genome encodes:
- the nadR gene encoding multifunctional transcriptional regulator/nicotinamide-nucleotide adenylyltransferase/ribosylnicotinamide kinase NadR: protein MSSFDYLKTAIKQKGCTLQQVADASGMTKGYLSQLLNAKIKSPSAQKLEALHRFLGLEFPRQQKNIGVVFGKFYPLHTGHIYLIQRACSQVDELHIIMGYDDTRDRALFEDSAMSQQPTVSDRLRWLLQTFKYQKNIRIHAFNEEGMEPYPHGWDVWSKGIKTFMAEKGIEPNWIYTSEEADAPQYLEHLGIETVLIDPKRTFMSISGAQIRENPFRYWEYIPTEVKSFFVRTVAVLGGESSGKSTLVNKLANIFNTTSAWEYGRDYVFSHLGGDEMALQYSDYDKIALGHAQYIDFAVKYANKVAFIDTDFVTTQAFCKKYEGREHPFVQALIDEYRFDLVILLENNTPWVADGLRSLGSSVDRKEFQTLLVEMLRENNIDFVHVEEADYDGRFLRCVELVKEMMGEQG, encoded by the coding sequence ATGTCGTCATTTGATTATCTGAAAACCGCGATTAAGCAAAAGGGCTGTACTCTGCAACAAGTGGCGGATGCCAGTGGAATGACTAAGGGCTATCTCAGCCAACTCCTCAATGCCAAGATCAAAAGCCCCAGCGCGCAAAAGCTGGAGGCGTTACATCGTTTCCTTGGGCTCGAGTTTCCCCGTCAGCAGAAAAATATCGGCGTGGTGTTTGGTAAATTTTATCCGCTGCACACCGGTCATATCTATCTGATTCAGCGCGCCTGTAGCCAGGTGGACGAACTGCATATCATCATGGGTTATGACGATACCCGTGACCGCGCACTTTTTGAAGACAGCGCGATGTCTCAACAGCCCACCGTTTCGGATCGCCTGCGCTGGTTGTTACAAACGTTCAAGTATCAGAAAAATATCCGCATTCATGCCTTCAATGAAGAGGGGATGGAGCCGTATCCGCATGGCTGGGATGTCTGGAGCAAGGGCATTAAGACGTTCATGGCGGAGAAAGGGATTGAGCCAAACTGGATCTATACCTCAGAGGAAGCCGATGCGCCACAGTACCTGGAACATCTGGGCATTGAAACGGTGCTCATCGATCCCAAACGTACCTTTATGAGCATCAGCGGTGCGCAAATCCGTGAAAACCCGTTCCGCTACTGGGAATATATTCCTACCGAAGTGAAGTCATTCTTCGTGCGTACCGTGGCAGTGCTGGGCGGCGAGTCGAGCGGGAAGTCGACGCTGGTCAACAAGCTCGCGAATATCTTCAATACCACCAGTGCGTGGGAATATGGCCGCGACTATGTCTTCTCGCATCTCGGCGGTGATGAGATGGCGCTGCAATATTCTGACTACGATAAAATCGCGCTGGGTCATGCGCAATATATTGATTTTGCAGTTAAATATGCCAATAAGGTGGCGTTTATTGACACCGACTTCGTGACCACCCAGGCTTTCTGCAAAAAGTACGAAGGGCGTGAGCATCCGTTTGTGCAGGCGTTGATTGATGAATATCGCTTTGACCTGGTGATCCTGCTGGAAAATAACACGCCGTGGGTGGCGGACGGTTTGCGCAGCCTCGGCAGCTCTGTGGATCGTAAAGAATTTCAGACGCTGCTGGTGGAGATGCTACGCGAAAACAATATCGACTTCGTGCATGTTGAAGAGGCGGACTACGATGGCCGTTTCCTGCGCTGTGTTGAACTGGTCAAAGAGATGATGGGCGAGCAGGGGTGA
- a CDS encoding LysR family transcriptional regulator has product MFKHLQDMALFALVAEHGSFTVAAQKAGLPKSSVSQRISQLEQHVGIRLINRTTRKLNLTYAGEHYLVHCREILAASERAEYAVQRLRDNPSGRLRITSPAGIGATLLARLNTQFQQRYPDVYLDVSISDEMLDLVDSGFDVALRTGKPQDSSLIGRMIGHCPRYLLASPDYLSRFGPLNHPRQLVEHHCIAHKAWSEWLFHRDDEDYQHLPDRVHLTDNLVYARESATAGAGITLLPAFMLEDKIEKGDLIPVLAEWTVAGNDLWLVYPSRKLNSPALMSYIEFAMQFDELRHFYSAE; this is encoded by the coding sequence ATGTTTAAGCATTTGCAGGATATGGCGCTGTTTGCCCTGGTTGCCGAACACGGTAGTTTTACCGTTGCCGCGCAGAAGGCAGGGCTGCCGAAGTCGAGCGTCAGCCAGCGCATCAGCCAGCTTGAGCAGCATGTCGGCATTCGCCTGATCAACCGCACCACTCGAAAACTGAACCTGACCTACGCCGGTGAACACTATCTGGTGCACTGCCGGGAAATACTCGCTGCCAGCGAACGCGCAGAATACGCGGTTCAACGACTGCGCGATAACCCCAGCGGGCGATTGCGCATCACCTCGCCGGCAGGCATTGGCGCGACGCTGTTAGCGCGCCTGAACACGCAGTTCCAGCAGCGCTACCCCGATGTCTATCTGGATGTCAGTATCTCCGATGAGATGCTGGATTTAGTGGACAGCGGTTTTGACGTCGCGTTGCGTACCGGTAAGCCGCAGGATTCCTCACTGATTGGACGCATGATTGGCCATTGTCCGCGCTATCTGCTGGCCTCGCCCGATTACCTGTCACGTTTTGGGCCACTGAACCATCCCCGGCAGTTGGTCGAACACCATTGCATTGCGCACAAAGCCTGGTCTGAGTGGCTATTCCATCGGGACGATGAAGATTACCAGCACCTGCCGGACCGTGTGCATCTGACGGATAATCTGGTGTATGCCCGCGAAAGTGCCACCGCAGGGGCAGGGATCACGCTGCTGCCGGCATTTATGCTGGAAGATAAAATCGAAAAGGGCGACCTGATCCCCGTCCTTGCCGAATGGACGGTGGCGGGAAACGATCTTTGGCTGGTTTATCCCAGCCGTAAGCTGAATTCTCCTGCGCTAATGAGCTACATCGAATTTGCCATGCAGTTCGATGAGCTCAGACACTTCTACAGCGCGGAATGA
- the argP gene encoding DNA-binding transcriptional regulator ArgP yields the protein MKRPDYRTLQALDAVIRERGFERAAQKLCITQSAVSQRIKQLENMFGQPLLVRTVPPRPTEQGQKLLALLRQVELLEEEWLGDEQTGSTPLLLSLAVNADSLATWLLPALAPVLADSPIRLNLQVEDETRTQERLRRGEVVGAVSIQHQALPSCLVDKLGALDYLFVGSKAFAERYFPNGVTRSALLKAPAVAFDHLDDMHQAFLQQNFDLPPGSVPCHIVNSSEAFVQLARQGTTCCMIPHLQIEKELQSGELIDLTPGLFQRRMLYWHRFAPESRMMRNVTDALLAYGHKVLRQD from the coding sequence ATGAAACGTCCGGACTACAGAACACTACAAGCACTGGATGCCGTCATACGAGAACGCGGGTTTGAGCGCGCGGCGCAAAAGCTGTGCATCACTCAATCTGCCGTTTCGCAACGCATCAAGCAGCTTGAGAATATGTTCGGACAACCGCTGCTGGTCCGTACCGTTCCGCCGCGTCCGACGGAGCAAGGACAAAAGCTGCTGGCCCTGCTTCGTCAGGTGGAGTTGCTGGAAGAGGAGTGGCTGGGCGATGAGCAAACCGGCTCCACGCCGCTGCTGCTGTCACTGGCGGTCAACGCCGACAGTCTGGCGACCTGGCTGCTGCCGGCCCTGGCACCGGTACTGGCCGACTCCCCTATTCGCCTCAATTTGCAGGTGGAAGATGAAACCCGCACCCAGGAACGTCTGCGTCGCGGTGAAGTGGTAGGGGCAGTGAGTATTCAGCATCAGGCGCTGCCCAGTTGTCTGGTGGATAAACTCGGCGCGCTCGACTATCTGTTTGTAGGATCCAAAGCGTTTGCCGAACGCTATTTCCCGAACGGCGTCACCCGCTCCGCGCTGCTGAAAGCGCCAGCGGTAGCGTTTGACCATCTGGACGACATGCATCAGGCCTTCCTGCAACAGAACTTCGATCTGCCGCCGGGCAGCGTCCCGTGTCACATCGTTAACTCTTCGGAAGCCTTTGTGCAACTGGCGCGTCAGGGCACCACCTGTTGTATGATCCCGCACCTGCAGATTGAAAAAGAGCTGCAAAGCGGCGAGCTGATCGATCTCACGCCGGGCCTGTTCCAGCGCCGGATGCTCTACTGGCATCGATTTGCGCCAGAAAGCCGCATGATGCGCAACGTCACCGACGCGCTACTGGCCTACGGTCACAAGGTGCTGCGCCAGGACTGA
- the rpiA gene encoding ribose-5-phosphate isomerase RpiA yields the protein MTQDELKKAVGWAALQYVQPGTIVGVGTGSTAAHFIDALGTMKGQIEGAVSSSDASTEKLKSLGIPVFDLNEVDSLGVYVDGADEINGHMQMIKGGGAALTREKIIASVAKKFICIADASKEVDILGNFPLPVEVIPMARSAVARQLVKLGGRPEYRQGVVTDNGNVILDVHGMEILDPVAMENAINAIPGVVTVGLFANRGADVALIGTADGVKTIVK from the coding sequence ATGACGCAGGATGAACTGAAAAAAGCAGTAGGATGGGCGGCACTTCAGTATGTACAGCCCGGCACCATTGTTGGGGTAGGTACCGGTTCAACAGCCGCGCACTTTATTGACGCGCTGGGCACCATGAAAGGTCAGATTGAAGGTGCTGTTTCCAGTTCGGATGCCTCAACCGAAAAACTCAAAAGCCTTGGCATCCCTGTATTTGATCTCAACGAAGTGGACAGCCTCGGCGTCTACGTCGACGGGGCTGATGAGATTAACGGTCACATGCAGATGATTAAAGGTGGTGGCGCGGCGCTGACTCGTGAAAAGATCATTGCCTCCGTGGCGAAGAAATTTATCTGTATTGCCGATGCTTCCAAGGAAGTGGATATCCTGGGTAACTTCCCGTTGCCGGTTGAGGTTATCCCAATGGCGCGTAGTGCGGTGGCTCGCCAGTTGGTTAAACTGGGTGGTCGTCCGGAATATCGTCAGGGGGTGGTCACTGACAACGGCAACGTGATCCTCGATGTGCACGGAATGGAGATCCTCGATCCAGTGGCGATGGAAAATGCCATTAATGCCATTCCTGGCGTGGTTACCGTCGGCCTGTTTGCCAACCGTGGCGCGGATGTCGCGTTAATCGGGACTGCTGACGGTGTCAAAACCATCGTGAAATGA